The following proteins are encoded in a genomic region of Gimesia algae:
- a CDS encoding Na(+)-translocating NADH-quinone reductase subunit C → MSRDSIGFTFMVSAALCVVCSILVSGAAVGLRGRQDLNKENERKKNILSAAGLIKPGDGADVRKIYDERVKGIIVDLNTGEVVTDDKALFPDPQEYDQKAAADNPKMSMKLDSAQDLAGIKRRENYSWVYLINDENGKLSQYVLPIRGKGLWSTLWGFLALETDLSTVAGLTFYEHGETPGLGGEVDNPKWKSQWIGKEAYQNDFQPDLEVIKGTVNPESPNAIHEVDGLSGATITSRGVTHLLEFWLGDLGFKPYLERVREKEEK, encoded by the coding sequence ATGTCGCGTGATTCAATAGGATTCACATTTATGGTGTCGGCCGCATTATGTGTGGTCTGTTCAATTCTCGTTTCCGGGGCCGCGGTCGGATTGCGCGGTCGCCAGGATCTGAATAAAGAAAATGAGCGTAAAAAAAACATTCTCTCCGCAGCCGGTCTGATTAAGCCCGGGGATGGAGCTGATGTTCGAAAAATTTACGATGAGCGGGTCAAAGGCATTATTGTCGATCTGAACACTGGTGAAGTCGTCACTGACGACAAAGCCCTGTTTCCTGATCCGCAAGAATATGACCAGAAGGCCGCTGCCGATAATCCCAAGATGAGTATGAAACTGGATTCCGCGCAGGATCTGGCCGGTATTAAACGCCGCGAAAACTATTCCTGGGTGTATCTCATCAATGATGAGAATGGAAAACTGTCACAATATGTATTGCCGATTCGGGGCAAGGGGCTCTGGTCAACACTCTGGGGCTTTCTGGCTCTTGAAACAGACCTGTCTACTGTCGCCGGTCTGACCTTCTATGAGCATGGCGAAACACCGGGGTTGGGTGGTGAAGTCGATAACCCCAAGTGGAAATCACAATGGATTGGCAAAGAAGCCTACCAGAACGACTTTCAGCCTGATCTCGAAGTGATTAAGGGAACGGTTAATCCGGAGTCTCCAAATGCCATTCATGAAGTCGATGGCCTGTCCGGAGCGACAATTACTTCGCGCGGCGTCACACACCTGCTGGAGTTCTGGCTGGGTGATTTAGGGTTTAAGCCTTATCTCGAACGCGTTCGAGAAAAGGAGGAAAAATAA
- a CDS encoding NADH:ubiquinone reductase (Na(+)-transporting) subunit B, with amino-acid sequence MKPLRNLLDKVHPLFDKGGKFEKLYPLYEAQDTFLYTPGEVTHEASHVRDSIDLKRMMSMVIVALLPCVFMALYNTGYQANAAMSAMGIDTVPGWRGSIMSAIGVAPAASSLVSNLVHGALYFLPVYIVCMAVGGAWEGLFCIIRRHEINEGFLVTGMLFPLTLPPTIPLWQVALGISFGVVVGKEIFGGTGKNFLNPALTARAFLYFAYPAQIVGDTVWTAVDGFSGATSLGQMAVATPEVGMKAVTDSVADGGLGISWMQAFMGQIQGSMGETSTFACLLGAVFLILAGIGSWRVMAGVLVGSMGLSLLLYMIGSNTNAMFAMPPQWHLVVGGLAFGLVFMATDPVSAAMTDIGRWYYGILIGGMTILVRVVNPAYPEGIMLAILFGNVFAPLIDYYVVQANIKRRLARNVA; translated from the coding sequence ATGAAGCCGTTACGAAATCTTCTTGATAAAGTACACCCCCTCTTCGATAAAGGGGGTAAGTTCGAGAAGCTTTACCCACTCTATGAAGCGCAAGATACGTTTCTGTATACTCCGGGTGAAGTGACCCACGAAGCATCACATGTGCGTGATTCGATCGATCTGAAACGCATGATGAGTATGGTGATCGTGGCCTTGCTCCCGTGTGTCTTTATGGCGCTGTACAACACGGGCTATCAGGCAAATGCGGCGATGAGTGCCATGGGAATTGACACGGTACCCGGCTGGCGTGGCTCCATCATGTCAGCGATCGGCGTGGCTCCCGCGGCCAGCAGCCTGGTTTCCAACCTGGTTCACGGTGCCCTCTACTTCCTGCCGGTCTATATTGTCTGTATGGCCGTCGGTGGTGCCTGGGAAGGCCTGTTCTGTATCATTCGCCGCCATGAAATCAACGAAGGCTTCCTGGTCACCGGGATGTTGTTTCCGCTGACGCTGCCTCCGACAATTCCGCTCTGGCAGGTCGCTTTGGGCATCAGCTTTGGTGTGGTCGTCGGTAAAGAGATCTTCGGGGGAACCGGTAAGAACTTCCTCAACCCGGCATTAACCGCACGTGCGTTTTTATACTTCGCTTATCCGGCTCAGATTGTGGGAGACACTGTCTGGACCGCCGTCGATGGCTTCAGTGGTGCCACTTCACTTGGCCAGATGGCAGTCGCGACTCCCGAAGTGGGCATGAAAGCGGTGACCGATTCAGTCGCTGATGGTGGGCTGGGAATCTCCTGGATGCAGGCCTTCATGGGACAGATTCAGGGCTCGATGGGAGAAACTTCCACATTTGCCTGCCTGCTGGGCGCCGTTTTCCTGATTCTGGCTGGTATCGGATCCTGGCGGGTGATGGCAGGCGTGCTCGTTGGTTCAATGGGTCTCTCACTGCTGCTGTATATGATCGGCAGTAATACAAATGCCATGTTCGCGATGCCGCCACAATGGCATCTGGTGGTTGGAGGACTGGCCTTTGGTCTGGTCTTTATGGCAACTGATCCGGTATCCGCAGCGATGACCGATATCGGTCGCTGGTATTATGGAATTTTGATTGGTGGTATGACGATCCTGGTTCGGGTTGTCAATCCGGCGTATCCAGAGGGTATTATGCTGGCCATTCTGTTCGGGAATGTCTTTGCACCTCTGATTGACTACTACGTTGTTCAAGCAAACATTAAAAGAAGGTTGGCGCGAAATGTCGCGTGA
- a CDS encoding Na(+)-translocating NADH-quinone reductase subunit A: MITIKKGLDLPIAGVPSALIENGPLVRSVALIGPDYIGMKPTLVVEVGDTVKKGQLLFSDKKTEGVLYTAPVAGKVTEINRGAKRSFQSMVIEVEGDGEETFTSYGDIDLTSLTREQVQDNLLKSGLWPSLRTRPYSRVPSPETTPHSIFVTAIDTNPLAPPPEVVLSEEPRAFTQGLQVLKSLTAGKLYLCKAPGTNLPGVDQDFVTVEEFGGPHPAGLVGTHIHFLDPVSEKKTVWYINYQDVIAIGKLFATGKLSSERVVSIAGPVVKEPKLVRTVVGASIADLTEGNLEGDMDRLISGSALSGRTAEGPFAYLSRYALQVTALKEGTHRDFLGWMGPGFNKFSVVPVFASSWIGQGKKVAFTTSTEGSKRAMIPIGTYEKVMPLDILPTFLLRALITDDTEQAKQLGCLELDEEDLSLCTFVCPGKYNYGSLLRKSLTTIEIEG, from the coding sequence ATGATTACTATTAAAAAAGGGCTGGATCTGCCAATCGCAGGCGTGCCTTCTGCTTTGATCGAAAACGGGCCGTTAGTTCGATCAGTTGCTCTGATTGGCCCTGATTATATTGGTATGAAACCCACACTGGTTGTTGAAGTGGGTGACACCGTCAAAAAAGGCCAGCTACTTTTCAGCGATAAAAAGACTGAGGGTGTGCTCTATACCGCGCCGGTTGCCGGGAAGGTCACCGAAATCAATCGGGGTGCCAAACGCTCCTTTCAGTCAATGGTCATTGAGGTGGAAGGTGACGGAGAAGAGACTTTCACTTCATATGGCGATATTGATCTCACCAGCCTGACACGCGAACAGGTGCAGGATAATCTGCTGAAATCCGGTCTGTGGCCCAGTCTGCGAACCCGGCCTTACAGCCGTGTTCCGTCGCCGGAAACAACACCACATTCCATTTTTGTGACTGCGATCGACACCAACCCGCTGGCACCGCCTCCTGAAGTGGTATTGAGTGAAGAACCCCGGGCATTCACGCAGGGCCTGCAGGTTTTGAAGTCTCTGACCGCAGGTAAGCTGTATCTCTGTAAGGCCCCCGGAACGAATCTGCCTGGTGTAGATCAGGATTTTGTGACCGTTGAAGAATTTGGTGGCCCTCATCCTGCAGGTCTGGTTGGCACACATATTCACTTCCTGGATCCCGTCAGCGAAAAGAAAACCGTCTGGTACATTAACTATCAGGACGTGATTGCGATTGGAAAACTGTTTGCCACCGGAAAGCTTTCTTCCGAACGTGTGGTCTCAATTGCAGGTCCCGTTGTGAAAGAGCCAAAACTGGTCAGAACCGTTGTCGGTGCCAGCATTGCCGATCTGACTGAAGGTAATCTGGAAGGCGATATGGATCGCCTGATTTCGGGGTCTGCACTTTCCGGACGTACAGCAGAGGGACCGTTTGCATATCTCAGTCGTTATGCTTTGCAGGTGACCGCGCTCAAAGAAGGCACACATCGGGACTTTTTGGGATGGATGGGGCCCGGCTTTAACAAGTTTTCTGTCGTTCCCGTGTTCGCGTCGTCCTGGATCGGGCAGGGCAAAAAGGTTGCGTTCACCACATCTACCGAAGGCAGTAAGCGAGCCATGATTCCCATCGGGACTTATGAAAAAGTGATGCCTCTGGATATCCTGCCAACTTTCCTCCTGCGTGCTTTGATTACAGACGATACCGAACAGGCAAAACAGCTGGGCTGCCTGGAGCTTGATGAAGAAGACCTGTCGTTATGCACGTTTGTCTGCCCAGGCAAATACAACTACGGGTCATTATTGCGTAAGAGTTTGACAACGATTGAAATTGAAGGCTAA
- a CDS encoding family 16 glycoside hydrolase — protein sequence MNSGSIMRLLSRSLFSILLLAVVCSGPLTAAESKKELKAGIIGLDTSHVIAFTKLLNTGTPEGDLAGIRVVAAYPKGSPDIASSVDRVPGYIEQVKEMGVEIVPSIDELLKKVDVVFLETNDGRPHLEQAIPVLQAGKPLFIDKPVAGSLADAIALYELSKKYNTPMFSSSSLRFAKGAQRLRNGEEGKITKCSTHSPCSLEATHPDLFWYGIHGVETLFTVMGPGCQSVKRTVSNADRDEVAGKWAGGREGHFAGVRKGTPKGYGGTAVGKNGEVAVGGYDGYKPLLVEIAKFFRSGKAPVSPEETLEIYSFMEAADESKRQGGAEVTLASVYEKAEKEAHTKLAKLDLADAGDSASDNTLTAAEKEAGWKLLFNGKDYSGWKCNNGKPIAAPIEDGALVPYKSGGYLIVYDKPFADFKFKCDVKMPEECNSGIFFRVGDLKNPVQTGFEAQVLTGDGTGTHDFGAIYDLVAPSVNRASKPGEWTNLEITCKGPHVSVSVNGKVVAKLNADEWTEPGKRLDGSAHKFKDAVKDFPRKGYLGFQDHGHKVWYKNVKLLEL from the coding sequence ATGAACTCAGGATCTATCATGCGGCTATTGAGCCGATCGCTATTTTCAATACTCTTACTGGCGGTTGTCTGCTCGGGGCCGTTAACCGCCGCTGAATCGAAAAAAGAGTTAAAGGCCGGCATCATTGGCCTGGATACCTCGCATGTGATCGCGTTTACGAAATTGCTGAATACGGGAACTCCCGAAGGTGATCTGGCGGGCATTCGTGTGGTCGCCGCTTACCCCAAAGGCAGCCCGGACATCGCATCCAGCGTTGATCGGGTTCCCGGATACATCGAACAGGTCAAAGAGATGGGCGTGGAAATTGTGCCTTCCATTGATGAACTGTTGAAGAAGGTCGATGTGGTATTTCTGGAAACCAACGATGGTCGTCCTCACCTCGAACAGGCGATTCCCGTGTTGCAGGCAGGCAAGCCCCTCTTCATTGATAAGCCGGTTGCCGGATCGCTCGCAGATGCCATCGCGTTGTATGAATTGTCTAAGAAATATAATACGCCGATGTTTTCTTCTTCTTCACTGCGATTTGCCAAAGGGGCACAGCGTCTGAGAAACGGAGAAGAAGGCAAGATTACCAAATGCAGTACACACAGTCCCTGCTCACTGGAGGCGACACACCCCGATCTGTTCTGGTACGGAATTCATGGCGTCGAAACCCTGTTTACCGTAATGGGGCCCGGCTGCCAGTCTGTCAAACGTACCGTCAGCAACGCCGACCGCGATGAAGTGGCCGGCAAGTGGGCTGGCGGACGGGAAGGTCATTTCGCTGGCGTTCGCAAAGGGACTCCCAAAGGTTATGGCGGAACTGCTGTGGGAAAAAATGGTGAAGTCGCAGTAGGTGGATACGATGGATATAAGCCTTTGCTGGTAGAGATTGCCAAGTTTTTCCGTTCCGGCAAAGCTCCTGTCAGTCCCGAGGAAACACTCGAGATTTACAGCTTCATGGAAGCTGCCGATGAAAGTAAACGCCAGGGAGGAGCCGAAGTCACACTGGCCAGCGTCTATGAAAAAGCCGAAAAAGAAGCACACACCAAACTGGCGAAGCTGGATCTGGCAGATGCAGGCGACAGTGCTTCCGACAACACCCTGACCGCTGCTGAAAAAGAAGCGGGCTGGAAACTGTTGTTCAATGGTAAAGATTATTCAGGCTGGAAATGTAATAACGGCAAACCGATTGCGGCTCCCATTGAAGATGGCGCCCTGGTGCCTTACAAATCAGGCGGTTATCTGATCGTGTATGACAAGCCCTTCGCCGATTTCAAATTCAAATGCGATGTAAAGATGCCGGAAGAATGCAACTCGGGGATTTTCTTTCGGGTGGGTGATCTCAAAAATCCGGTCCAGACCGGTTTTGAGGCACAGGTACTCACAGGAGACGGAACTGGCACGCACGACTTCGGTGCGATCTATGACCTGGTTGCTCCTTCCGTGAACCGTGCCAGCAAGCCGGGTGAGTGGACGAATCTCGAGATAACCTGTAAAGGGCCACATGTCTCCGTCTCTGTCAATGGCAAGGTCGTTGCGAAGCTGAATGCAGACGAATGGACCGAACCGGGTAAAAGACTCGATGGTTCTGCGCACAAATTCAAAGACGCCGTCAAAGACTTCCCTCGCAAAGGTTATCTGGGATTTCAGGATCACGGGCATAAAGTCTGGTATAAAAATGTAAAGTTGCTCGAGCTGTAA
- a CDS encoding sulfatase-like hydrolase/transferase: MKFQLRFFTLLLVCCLMGLGSLLHAAESSSSKPNIILCMTDDQGWGETGFMGHPILKTPHLDDMAASSLRLDRFYAAAPVCSPTRGSFLTGRHPNRLACFSWGHTLRPQEVTVAEAVKSVGYTTGHFGKWHLGSVQANSPVSPGNSGFDEWVSSPNFYENDPYMSHNGVVKQLKGESSHVTVDAALDFIKQADKDKKPFLAVIWFGNPHTPHEAVPELKDLYPDQKPNFQNYFGEISGVDRAMGHLRGQLRDLGLAENTLLWFTSDNGPRPPQFKTEAARAQATGGLAGFKGNLWEGGIRVPSLIEWPAVIKKPEVSNVPCGTIDIYPTVLAITGAKVSHQPQLDGVSLLPLIEGQMTARDKPMGFWTYPAKGHPKRSTDILLALQKQQKPGQPNPKGSAPDADAGSLKTHYSKDELPGAAALVDGNFKLLKMETKQGKPKYTLYDLVKDPAEKQDLSQVDPQRLKKMKAALTGWQHSVVDSLNGKDYAD, from the coding sequence ATGAAATTTCAACTTCGATTCTTCACGCTCCTGCTGGTTTGCTGTTTGATGGGGCTGGGTTCCCTGCTGCATGCCGCGGAGTCAAGTTCCTCAAAACCAAATATCATCTTATGTATGACCGATGACCAGGGCTGGGGCGAAACCGGCTTTATGGGGCATCCGATTCTGAAAACACCCCATCTGGATGATATGGCTGCCAGCAGCCTGCGACTGGACCGTTTTTACGCGGCTGCTCCGGTTTGTTCCCCCACGCGAGGCAGTTTCCTGACCGGCAGACACCCCAACCGCCTGGCCTGCTTCAGCTGGGGACATACCCTCAGGCCGCAAGAGGTCACCGTCGCCGAAGCAGTGAAATCAGTCGGTTACACCACCGGTCATTTTGGCAAATGGCATCTGGGTTCCGTTCAGGCGAACAGCCCGGTTTCACCCGGGAACAGTGGATTTGATGAATGGGTTTCCAGCCCTAACTTTTACGAAAACGATCCTTATATGAGCCATAATGGCGTCGTCAAACAGCTTAAAGGGGAAAGCTCACACGTAACCGTCGACGCGGCGTTGGATTTCATTAAACAGGCTGACAAAGACAAAAAACCGTTTCTGGCAGTGATCTGGTTTGGGAATCCGCATACGCCTCATGAAGCGGTCCCCGAGTTGAAGGACCTCTATCCAGACCAGAAACCCAACTTCCAGAACTATTTTGGTGAAATCAGCGGCGTGGATCGAGCCATGGGACATTTACGGGGTCAACTCAGAGATCTGGGACTGGCGGAAAATACTCTGCTTTGGTTTACCAGCGATAACGGCCCGCGGCCACCGCAGTTCAAAACCGAAGCGGCACGCGCTCAGGCGACCGGGGGACTGGCAGGATTCAAAGGAAACCTCTGGGAAGGGGGGATCCGCGTGCCTTCCCTGATCGAATGGCCGGCCGTTATCAAAAAGCCAGAGGTCTCGAATGTGCCCTGCGGAACGATTGATATTTATCCCACCGTACTGGCCATTACCGGAGCCAAAGTTTCGCATCAGCCGCAGCTGGATGGAGTCAGTCTGCTTCCTTTGATAGAAGGTCAGATGACCGCGCGAGACAAGCCGATGGGTTTCTGGACCTATCCGGCGAAAGGGCACCCCAAACGCAGTACTGACATATTATTAGCGCTGCAGAAGCAGCAGAAGCCGGGGCAACCGAACCCCAAAGGATCCGCGCCGGATGCAGACGCCGGCAGTCTCAAGACGCATTATTCCAAAGACGAGTTGCCAGGCGCTGCTGCACTGGTAGACGGCAATTTCAAATTATTGAAAATGGAAACCAAACAGGGGAAACCCAAATACACACTCTATGATCTGGTGAAGGATCCTGCAGAAAAACAGGATCTGTCCCAGGTGGATCCCCAGAGGCTGAAGAAGATGAAAGCAGCTTTAACAGGCTGGCAGCATTCGGTCGTCGACAGTTTGAACGGCAAAGATTACGCCGACTGA
- a CDS encoding ROK family protein: MNPTKHNSPYFVGVDIGGTNIKVGIVDDAGNSLAFCKTKTHVDKGVEAGLKNIYQAITDVLSDCQFTMDDIKAIGIATPGTQDIPGGKLVDPPNLPTWKGFPIRQTVSDHYSGKKTIYQNDANAAAYGEYWIGGAREARSLVLWTLGTGVGCGIIIDEMIIEGRHSHGGECGHMIIQMTDGRLCDSGQYGTLEAYSGGKSLVRHCQELLDAGRSSLLRSMIEGGKKLSPLLISQAAEQEDELAMELIMESAMCLGVGTTTLMHTIDPDMILFGGAVTFGGRDSELGQRFMQRIREEARQRAFKVPYENTIIDFAELGSDAGYIGVAGCARLACRKEETNDKN, from the coding sequence ATGAACCCGACAAAACACAATAGTCCTTATTTTGTCGGCGTTGATATTGGTGGGACGAATATCAAAGTCGGCATCGTCGATGATGCTGGAAATTCCCTGGCATTCTGTAAGACGAAAACGCATGTCGACAAAGGGGTTGAAGCCGGGCTGAAGAACATCTACCAGGCAATCACGGATGTGCTGTCAGACTGTCAGTTTACGATGGATGATATCAAAGCCATCGGTATTGCCACTCCGGGAACACAGGACATCCCCGGCGGTAAACTGGTTGATCCTCCCAACCTGCCCACCTGGAAAGGTTTTCCGATCCGCCAGACCGTCAGTGATCACTATTCCGGAAAAAAGACGATCTATCAAAATGATGCCAATGCCGCCGCTTACGGCGAATACTGGATTGGCGGCGCCCGAGAGGCACGCAGCCTGGTGCTCTGGACTCTGGGCACGGGCGTCGGTTGTGGTATTATTATCGATGAGATGATTATTGAAGGCCGTCACTCCCACGGGGGTGAATGCGGGCATATGATTATTCAGATGACCGACGGGCGATTGTGTGATTCGGGACAATATGGAACGCTGGAAGCGTACTCTGGCGGCAAATCGCTGGTACGTCACTGCCAGGAACTATTGGATGCAGGCCGCAGCTCACTGCTCCGCTCGATGATCGAAGGGGGAAAGAAACTGTCTCCCCTGCTGATCTCACAGGCAGCGGAACAGGAGGACGAACTGGCTATGGAATTGATCATGGAATCGGCGATGTGCCTGGGCGTGGGAACGACTACGCTCATGCATACGATTGACCCGGACATGATCCTGTTTGGCGGTGCCGTCACATTCGGAGGCAGGGATTCTGAACTCGGACAACGCTTCATGCAGCGAATTCGAGAAGAAGCCAGACAGCGGGCCTTCAAGGTCCCCTACGAAAACACGATCATCGACTTTGCAGAACTAGGCTCCGATGCAGGTTACATTGGTGTCGCCGGCTGTGCCCGGCTGGCCTGTCGCAAAGAAGAAACGAACGATAAAAACTGA